One window from the genome of Podospora pseudocomata strain CBS 415.72m chromosome 6, whole genome shotgun sequence encodes:
- the PMP3_2 gene encoding plasma membrane proteolipid Pmp3 (EggNog:ENOG503P9V8; COG:S) has protein sequence MEKSPAYNYNYNNNNNNNGGMGMDTGITGGASSSSANPMQQPAYTDNTKPHTNDYYAAPPASSSAGVGAGATPTTHPVGMDHTNRDSMASTAVPPATTRTSSSSFTGSDVILLIMAIFLPPVAVFLKRGCDAHFFINILLTILAWLPGMIHAFYVVVRYPGDLGDRRARKGEGKRGI, from the coding sequence ATGGAGAAATCACCGGCCTACAACtacaactacaacaacaacaacaacaacaacggggGCATGGGAATGGACACGGGCATCACTGgcggcgcctcctcctcctctgccaaCCCTATGCAACAACCTGCGTACAccgacaacaccaaaccccaCACCAACGACTACTACGCCGCCCCTCCTGCCTCGTCTTCCGCAGGCGTAGGCGCAggagcaacaccaacaacccaccccGTGGGTATGGACCACACAAACCGCGACTCGATGGCATCCACCGCCGTACCCCCAGCTACCACCAGGACGAGTTCATCAAGTTTCACAGGAAGTgacgtcatcctcctcatcatggccatcttcctccccccggTGGCGGTCTTCTTGAAGAGGGGATGTGACGCGCATTTTTTTATCAACATCCTGCTCACGATCTTGGCGTGGTTGCCGGGCATGATTCATGCTTTTTATGTTGTGGTAAGGTACCCTGGTGATTTGGGGGAtcggagggcgaggaagggggaggggaagaggggtaTTTGA
- a CDS encoding hypothetical protein (EggNog:ENOG503PDBR), with amino-acid sequence MTAQMPRKFQDLAANGSIESWIFGGRDKSASTGMTTPAKENPTLPPPADLGSEPPPIISDILPPRTATHSPAVQFAPTAQRDAGLKGTKYTTDAERKKAISEALKRRRTLGANDQSHGQHNKLQTGNFQPTVISPVPLQTYVSAQDLSRPTVAVPTPASSSSTSETSDVEMMDQLDPVFPPENIPDDSNDGDWEEGSQVGEVSVVTNPVNSQVQAEAAEVAKVEPHALNLTPSGRPYLRWNNESMYGTTIPDGYEWSSARPGFPWICPVRSCRKLFPAIKQLGAHFVRQHRGSLLHDNMDGTLSVRGHYAKLRDGKGQASGAKPKPGIVVSVGPLDPSEPLMVAPSLPEQGHGRYDVDNSQPPSGAGSEYSGAQSPMTSLAKPSGKPSSLYLRHFKGREPPSKGHVRTLLSLPQLPDFDWNHMRIRTNPFSDTNPRDITALILQVTEEPAPKSCGRGASGNGLFQSCVMISPRAPDDITYCTLKDRGRERAGRILRSGQGAQQDYQDPGWDDADISTSNVSEQAIGSLTANTTQTSPTVSSSDGFEFASPGRRYTEWDDDNGDPRSLCGVMIPAGYTERSGPRPFPCPIRSCETKCIKVKDLGFHFSRSHYASYLKDNGDGSFDLVGVYAPKRGNIGPSGKILHPRPSIVVAKTRPDGSVEWAANWWVLRHHMLPATAAADVPVGDEALANRSWPPKSIWDHMEAEEKTSQGAVTEENASRMAAEQQRAAEQQSPAEPMANVMAGRSLRRIPGTNRVHMNVWLPRVKTPGVMRKERQQQQYRMHTLRWPDVHQRPVPPRPKSPQAAQATAQAQQVVPQAPQVSQAEQPADIARNAAVEGVEEEHEGVSTRYKLRTRTSESGHFYPQAPPPAPAEPDESIAEEPAPPPPIVKHQRRQPKSRILEGIPSSNGVQTTGFVIAEQVLEMEDWEVAPGRIREMDPKSESIAFSKSFLSSTHAVEVCEDVAFRVDVIRSGQTFKIEGEENQIRLVSLASGKLRVKIGEEPEFVMGPHGMFKVKAGAGCTVRNRMYVEAIIHTTVLNGFS; translated from the exons ATGACGGCTCAAATGCCGCGGAAATTTCAGGACCTTGCTGCGAATGGCTCAATAGAAAGCTGGATCTTCGGAGGTCGCGACAAGAGTGCGTCCACGGGTATGACCACCCCCGCCAAGGAAAACCCCACCCTGCCGCCGCCCGCCGACTTGGGCTCGGAGCCTCCCCCAATCATCAGTGACATTTTGCCCCCCCGAACCGCAACCCATAGCCCGGCAGTCCAATTTGCCCCAACTGCACAGCGAGATGCCGGCCTCAAAGGTACAAAGTATACTACCGATGCTGAAAGGAAAAAAGCCATTTCTGAAGCTTTGAAACGACGACGCACTTTGGGAGCCAATGACCAAAGCCATGGCCAGCACAATAAGTTGCAAACGGGCAACTTTCAACCCACAGTTATATCACCCGTCCCTCTGCAGACCTATGTCTCTGCTCAAGATCTGTCCCGTCCCACTGTCGCTGTACCAACACCagcatcatcgtcgtctaCTTCGGAGACTTCTGATGTCGAGATGATGGACCAGTTGGACCCTGTTTTCCCACCAGAAAACATCCCGGACGACAGTAACGATGGTGACTGGGAAGAGGGGTCGCAAGTAGGTGAGGTCTCTGTCGTCACAAACCCCGTAAACAGCCAGGTTCAGGCCGAAGCCGCCGAAGTAGCAAAGGTCGAACCGCACGCCCTAAACCTCACTCCATCCGGACGACCCTATTTGCGTTGGAATAATGAGTCTATGTACGGTACCACTATACCAGATGGATATGAGTGGTCCTCGGCTCGTCCTGGCTTTCCCTG GATCTGCCCTGTTCGATCGTGTCGGAAGCTTTTTCCTGCCATAAAGCAGCTAGGTGCACATTTCGTC CGTCAACATCGAGGTTCCCTGTTGCACGACAATATGGACGGAACTCTCTCGGTACGAGGACATTATGCCAAACTCCGGGATGGTAAGGGTCAAGCTTCGGGTGCCAAACCGAAACCGGGCATTGTGGTCTCGGTAGGACCTCTGGACCCGTCTGAACCTCTCATGGTCGCTCCCTCGCTACCGGAACAAGGACATGGACGATACGATGTCGACAACAGCCAGCCCCCATCGGGAGCTGGAAGCGAATATAGTGGTGCCCAGAGTCCTATGACCAGTCTTGCCAAA CCCTCTGGAAAGCCCTCCAGCCTTTACCTTAGGCACTTCAAAGGCCGGGAGCCTCCTAGCAAGGGGCATGTCAGGACCttgctttctcttcctcaactACCAGATTTCGACTGGAACCACATGCGGATCAGGACCAACCCCTTCTCTGATACCAACCCGCGAGACATCACTGCCTTAATCCTGCAAGTGACAGAAGAGCCTGCCCCCAAGTCGTGTGGCCGAGGCGCAAGTGGCAACGGCCTATTTCAGTCATGCGTCATGATTTCACCTCGAGCTCCTGATGATATT ACGTATTGCACTCTGAAGGACcggggaagggagagggcaGGCAGGATACTTCGCAGCGGGCAAGGGGCCCAACAGGACTACCAGGATCCAGGATGGGACGATGCAGACATCAGCACGTCGAATGTGTCTGAGCAAGCTATCGGTTCGCTAACTGCAAACACCACCCAGACTTCCCCGACCGTTTCATCTTCTGACGGCTTCGAGTTTGCTTCACCGGGAAGAAGGTACACGGAATGGGATG ATGACAACGGAGACCCTAGATCGCTATGCGGAGTCATGATTCCTGCTGGATATACTGAGCGTTCGGGACCGAGACCGTTCCCGTGTCCAATCAGAAGCTGCGAGACAAAGTGTATAAAGGTGAAGGATCTGGGTTTTCATTTCTCG CGCTCCCATTATGCAAGTTATCTTAAAGACAACGGAGATGGGAGCTTTGATCTCGTTGGTGTATATGCCCCCAAGCGAGGCAACATTGGCCCAAGCGGCAAGATCCTTCACCCGCGCCCCTCGATTGTTGTCGCCAAAACGCGACCCGATGGGTCGGTTGAGTGGGCGGCGAACTGGTGGGTCTTGCGGCATCATATGTTGcctgctactgctgctgccgatgTGCCCGTGGGCGATGAAGCACTGGCTAATCGGAGTTGGCCGCCAAAAAGCATCTGGGATCATATGGAGGCGGAAGAGAAAACTAGTCAGGGGGCGGTGACAGAAGAGAACGCCAGTCGGATGGCGGCGGAGCAGCAGAGGGCAGCGGAACAGCAGAGCCCGGCGGAACCAATGGCCAATGTGATGGCAGGAAGGTCACTTAGAAGAATACCGGGAACCAACCGGGTTCATATGAATGTTTGGCTCCCGAGGGTTAAGACGCCCGGGGTTATGAGGAAggaacgacaacaacaacaatatcGTATGCACACACTGAGATGGCCAGATGTGCATCAAAGGCCCGTGCCACCGCGTCCAAAGTCTCCACAAGCTGCGCAGGCTACAGCCCAGGCTCAGCAGGTTGTTCCACAGGCCCCTCAAGTCTCGCAAGCTGAACAGCCAGCGGATATTGCACGCAACGCTGccgtggagggggttgaggaagaacaTGAGGGTGTTTCCACTCGGTACAAGCTGAGGACGCGGACTTCTGAGTCGGGACATTTCTACCCACAGgcgccgcctccagctccagcagaaCCTGACGAGTCTATCGCAGAAGAAccagccccaccaccacccatcgtAAAACACCAGCGGCGGCAACCCAAAAGCCGCATTTTGGAAGGTATACCATCATCCAACGGTGTCCAAACCACGGGCTTCGTCATCGCGGAGCAAGTTTTGGAAATGGAAGACTGGGAGGTTGCGCCGGGGCGGATCAGGGAGATGGACCCCAAATCCGAGAGCATTGCCTTTTCCAAGTCTTTTCTTTCGAGCACGCATGCTGTGGAGGTGTGCGAGGATGTGGCTTTCCGGGTGGATGTTATCAGGAGCGGTCAGACGTTCAAgatcgagggggaggagaaccAGATCAGGCTGGTGTCGCTTGCTTCGGGAAAGTTGAGGGTcaagattggggaggagcCTGAGTTTGTGATGGGGCCGCATGGGAtgttcaaggtcaaggctggGGCGGGGTGTACGGTGAGGAACAGGATGTATGTGGAGGCTATTATTCATACGACGGTTTTGAATGGGTTTTCTTGA